The genomic DNA GGGGTCGGGGGAAGGCAGGGGGTCGGCTTGACCGCCTGAAACGCTTCCGCTCTGTAACATATCACTTGTAGATACACACTGTAAAACACCAACCACACTGTACAGAATGCCCCCTCTACAGGAGACCATGTGTATAGAAGATTCATTTCTAATCTGATTTCACCCATTTTAAATGGAGAGAGATGGATTTATGAGATACGAATAAATAAGTGAATAAACCATCACTGGCTTGGCTTTTGTGGGGAGGAGGGACGGTGGCACAGCACAACTCCTGTCaactagttttaaaaatgaatgtgcCTAATTTTCAATAAgcaaaacacacttttttttagttGCATATAGTAATTAAACAATGCTGGCAGCAGTGGTGTGCACAGATATTTTGGGGGGGAAAGTGTTCAAGTGGAGGGGCACCCTGTGTTGTCATAGTaatgttagattttttctttaatggcaaaacttaaacataatttatatcCACCAATTACAGATCAATAGAAAtgcactatttaaaaaaaaaaaaggaggatttCAGAAGgaccccttttttttttgtccagaggAAAAAGCTCAGGTGCTCTAGCGCCTCCTAGTGTCCAACTGTGCACATCACTGGCTGGGACTCTGGTATTGTATTGCTAGCATGACATTAAAAACTGTCACTGTTCGCACAGAAACGTTTGAGTgcatttcagaaagaaaagcagtagttctgttaaaaactgttacattttatttaattcattttagaCTGAGAAGCAAGTCAAGCTttaattagtcaggctatcAGCTCCATTAGCTAGCCTTTTGTTAAAATCTTCAATGGAGTTATATTGTCAATGCTCTTTAATTTCCTAACTTTGATCATCTggggaaatatttccaaagcaGATGACTCCGTCTTGAAAGAATGAGGAAAGTGTAGTACTCGTGTTTcaccagcagtgtgcagcaaacAGATGGACGAATGGCatagttttattgttaatgAATCACGTCAGACACAACTGGTAGACATTTtagaagatgaaaataaaacacttttgaaaACATTGTAAAAGTAAACGTAAAATCTTAACAGAATTAGGTTTCTAATTGTGCTGTAATGCCCCATTTCTCGTGAGGAAGCGGCTGCACATAGAAAATTCAAGCTGGatctatgtttgttttttgtctttattgctTTGAGTCCCAGTGAAGCAACTAATGTACCAATAGATCCTATTGGGATTCTTCATTCGTTGTCTCAGTTCGAGTCCAAAGGCCGCCTGTGGCACGCAGAGCAGAGGTGGACAGAAGGTCATCAAAGCTGATTCAGGAGCTCCACTGCCTCTTtgtggacctaaagaggaacacaTGCTGGTTTGTTTACGCGATCACAATGGCCACATGCAGTACGAACCAGTTGTGCAACGCCTCGCGTGTTCATGTCCCTTGACCTTTGTCGAGTTAAACCCACACACTTTGACATAACGTGGGAGTTCATGCAACAAACGAACACAATGCTGTAGAAAACTGAAGAGGAAGGGAAAGGAGACGTGGTTTAGCATTTTgttaaaccaaaacacaatgtTGCAAACCAAAGTTCTCAAGTAACTCTTGACAACTGTggtttgcaaatgtattcagcGCCCCGTGGGTTAACACTCTGTAGGACCATGTTTTATTCCTAATTACAGATCGGACAAAGAATACCTGTGAAGAGGAATTTTTTACTCTTGCTACAGATTCTCCTTTGGGTTTAGGTTTTAAACATTcaaggagtgtgaatacttttacaagataCTACAACAGCTATGTGTGTTTATACCTCTTTGTCTTCCAGTGTGTGAATGGGATACTCTTTAGCTCTGGTTAGCCAGTGAAGCGCTTTCTCCTTGTCTTCCATGGCCATGTAGGTCTTTCCCAACATCAGGAGGTTTTTACTGTAGAAGTTTGGGTCGACTGTACAAAGCAACGATTACAGGAGACATGCTTAAGCTTAGattgtttcaaaattattattattgatctCAGATAAGGCAGCAGGAGCTGTTCAATGATTAGAGTACAAGCTGTTGTACCTTTCTCGGCCTTTAGGAAGAACTCCAAAGCctgaaaaacacaagtaaaactTGCATTCATAGAGATCAAAGATCAGTGACTGATTAGGGCTCAAACTTAGAAAAGTGTCCAACCTCCTCAAACGTAGATGTAGGCGGTGTTGAGAAAATCACAGCGGCCACTTTGCGCTGATACCACGGCAACTCGGCAAAAGCAAAACACCTAAGGAAGAAGAAATCGTCCTGGATGAGATTTCACTAGAGCATCACCTCTACCTGGATTGAAATACTTCAGCAACATGGTCTGCTTCCGGATCTGATGAAGCCTTCAAGACATGTGAACTGGCACTGTGTACAACTGAATCATCGTCAATTTCTGGTGTTTCATACTTTGAAGTCTCAAACTTGAACACAATAAAGGAGAATAGAAAGGTGCAAAAAGGCACTGCTAGCCACAAACCAGTAGCTTGCCATCATCACGTGAACTTTGTAAAGCGTCTTTGAGAACTCTTTGACAGTTGAAGATATACTTTTACATAAGCCtcattaaatttcatttcaagAATGGTGGTGGAATTTGTAGAACACACTTCAGTAAcgagttcaaagtgctttaaatcataaaaacctAACACATTATAAATTAAGACGTAGTTAATTAATGCTAAAATCCTCCTAGGCTGTGTCCACTTCCATTTAAGTTTGACTGCAATGATTGGGgtaagagaagaagaagaggaagaagaaaaaaagactcacCAGTAACCTAGAATGTGTAAGGATGTGGCATCTTTAGGGTTGAGCTCAATAGACCTctgggaggaagaagaaaattaataaatgtatgGCTTTTGTTTTAAGACGGTGACCCAGATGCTCTCACCTCCAGATGCTCCCGGATGATGTATGAATTTCCTATTTTAACCTTGACTCCCTCAAATTCCCCGGTGTCGCTGAGGCAAATGGCGTACCACTGAGTAAAGGGAAGGGAAGgggaaagacacaaaacaaaaaaacgagcATATTTCATACTGGGAATACACCGCCGAAcgatatttttctttaaaaaaacataatgggCCTCATTGTTGCATCAGTTCCTCTTCTTGCGGCGAAACAACAGACTTACTTTGTGTGCAGCAAAACATTTGTCGTCTCTCTCCAGAGCCCGCTTTGCATATTCAAAGGCCTCAAACGTCAGCTGCTTCTTCCTGCCGGCGTCTGTGTCGGGCAGGAGGGACAGATCCCGAGACGCCCGGGCCAGCCTCCACAGGAACTCTGCATCCTCGCTGCATGGAAGCACACAACCTGCGTGACGATCCCCCCCCCCACACtgaccaggaaaaaaaaatcccaacttTTGGTCCACCCATGTGCTAAGATGATTTGATACGGCGCCCCCCTCTGGTGCTGGATTGACAAAACCACTCCAACAAAAGGGTGACCTTATTGTCAAACTTTACTTGTAGAACAATAAATTCTTCGCAGGATTAAAACCAGATTCCTTCTGACGTTGTTTGGTTCAGGACGGACTTGTATCCAAGGAAAACGGCCGATGTTTCCTGGATACGTCAGAGTGAGGTGGCTCTTCTCAAGTTTGCAGGTATCCCTTTCTTGTTAAGCTTTTCCtgtagcacttttttttttctactgaactttctgatttgttttcataCAGCAAAGACCAAGCATATGgcttagccttttttttttttttgtccgtcAAATTGGCAAGCAGTCTTCCCCAGGAAATATGTAGGCCATAATATTTCTGTGTAGTATTCACACTTGCTGGAAAAACTCCTGAATTTTGGATCTTAACTAGCTGTAATATTTGGATATTATAAACATCTTGTATTGaatcaccaaaaataaaatcaaaatcaatctTTCAGTTTAGTCTTGTTTATTGAAATTTGCCTGAAAATGAGTGGCTGCAGGTCAGGCTCACCTGTCCTTgtactgcagcagcagctggtagAGCTTCTCTGTGTCTGCGCAGCTGTACAGGTAGTCCGCCTGCTCCAGGACCTCATCTGCCCAGACACAAAACATGACACCCTGCTGTCAGTGGAGGTGCATCTGAAAGGTACTGAGTCTATTTAACTCCAAAAtcacttccattttttttctatttctctcCACCCCCACCACATCCAACCCTGTGTGACTATTTACCTTTATTTAAAGCGCAGACCACGGCTGAACTCTGCAGCTTACGGAGAGCTTGGTAACTTAGACCAGACAGTACAGGGAGCCCCAGCAGGAATGCTGCTCTTCCACTCTGTGGTCAAGAACAggtcaggaaaaacaaaggtAAGGACAAAATGTtgcactttgtgttttattggttgGTATCCTAGCCGATCTAAAGTAACACCCTATTTTTATATGCGTTCACTGGAAAATAAAGTTTGGTTTTCTCTTGAAAATTAAGTTTTGTCATGCACTTCTGAACGTCTTGTTATTGCTTCCTGAACTTATTAGATGCCAAACACGATTAAAGAGCCCTGGTGAACTTTGATCTACTTTCAGCATCCATCACTTTACATCAGCCCCGTGAGAATGACTGGCAACCTCTCTATTACTAACGAGAGGTTGCCAGCTGAGCAGTCAGAAACAAAGCATAAAGTATTTACACCAAGAGCACCGACTATCCAGCTGGCACTTGTCCGGAAAAAGCGGTTCGACCCCCTGATCCTTTCGCCTTTAGCGCCGACTGCAACTTCCAGCAAACTCCTGTTCACAAACCGCGTTAAAACCCTGCCAGCCATCATCTGTCAGATCCAAATGTCCAACGAGCAGGAACTACACGGCTTAATGTCATCGCAGGCAGCAGCCAGCAGAGACAAACGGTGAACATTCAAGAGCACAAAGGCTTTCTCGACGTTGttaattggttttaaaaaacacaaatatcccTAAAACTAACTCGGGTTGTTAAGTATAACAACCTTAGTTTCACTGAATATATGTCTAAGTACAACTTCACGTGAATTACTTACTGTTGTTCAATTTAAATACGGCAGCAGGTAAGACGttttgtgttaaattacaaCTAAACAAAGTGTTGCCACTCTTGAATGCACCCCGTTGGCTACAGCCTGTGCTCGTCCCTCTGCTACCGATGAGAAACAAGCAAACGCCTTAAGAGTTCCGGGTTGTTATTAAAACgactgaactgaaatattttttttcgtccaaaaaaaaaaaaaaaaaaaatcttaccgTAGTTTCACTACGACGCTGTTTTAAAATGCCCACCGTTCCTAATTGTTCACAGTCATCGGGTTCGATAGGGTTAATGTGGTTATAAGTTGACCAATCAGAGTAAAGATCAGCAGTTGACTCCACCCACACCGACTCGCCCAGCTGTTGCTGTCAGATAAACCTTCGTTTTCATTACTCGGccagaagcagaaataaattgtTGGATCAAGAGCTATTATATCAGGTGCTGAACGGGCAAATCAATGTAAGTTTCCATGTACTAAGGAGTAGATACTGCAAGTGATTGTAACGTGTTTTGCTTGGTCGCCACACCCCTCCCGAGGTACGGCAGTGTGTCAGTACAGCAGCTAAATATGACGTTCACAAGCGATGGTAGTGTTTAGAAAGTCTGTATGAATGATGTTGCAGTTTGATGAAACCTTTACATAGACAGGAACTGTTTGTACCCAAGTTCAAACTCTTAAACAAAGTCACTTTCCTGGTTGATGTGTCAATGATGTCcattctttatgtttttagagTAAATatagtgttgttgttgttgttgtttgcattCATCTGTACGGTCGTGTAGTACTGTCACTGAGGAAAATAAGTTTCGGCAACACTATTGTGCAACGAGTTTCCCAACCATGTAGACTTTGCATGTAATTCGCAGTAAAATGATATATTTAAGTGTATTTTGaggaatttttatgttttacaacaaaggtagtgcataattatgcgaagaaaagaagaaaatacatggttttcattttttttaaattgaaaatatatggTGTACACTTGCAATCAACCATCAGTTAAGCAACCTAAGTTTTTTTTGAGCGTGGTGCGTAGAGCAGCGACACATGTGGGAGACCTCAGTCCGTCACTGGTTCGAGTCCAGTGACACATGTCGCTCTCATAAACCAACTTCCcatcaattcactatcaaataaagccCACTAgagcaaaatgaataaataaaatcctttaaaaaatggaatcctccttgtttgtttgttttaacagcaGATTGTCTTCCCAACTAGTCCAGGTGGAATGGCCTCAGCAGCTGCCTCGGCTCCCGGGGCCACTCACCTGGCCACCAAGGTGGAGCTGACCATTTGGTGTGAAAACCTGATGGACATGGACGTCTTCTCAAAGTCGGACCCCCTGTGCGCCCTTTACATCAGCACTTCTGGCTCCCACTGGTACGAGGTCTGTGTCGGGTCATGGTGGGAGATTGTAGAAGTCATCCACATTCTCATGACAAATTCATCCTGAGCAACGCGACGCGGCGTGATTAATCTTTCTCCATCAGTTTGGGCGCACAGAGATGATCCTGAACTGCCTAAACCCAAAGTTTGCCAGGAGGTTTGTCATTGACTACTACTTTGAGATGGTGCAGAAGCTGAAGTTTTGCGTGTATGACATCGACAATAGTACGTACGACTTGAGTGATGATGATTTCTTGGGGGAACTCGAATGCACACTTGGTCAGGTGAGTTATAATTatgtgtgaaacatttttcagtttcttttactttttcaaccgagttgtttttgtgatttgcATCCAGATAGTTTCCAACAGGCAGATGACCCGACAGTTGCTGCTGAAGGACAGGAGACCTGCAGGCCACGGGACTATTACTGTACGCGGACCCAGTGCTCATCCAACAATCTAAAACATCCTTTATAATATACTTCACTGTACTGGGATGTGGCCAAAACAGTAAGTCAGATTACAAATAAGCTTGTACCCCTGTGTCAACTGAATTATAGATATGTGCTGAAGAAATAACGGACACAAGAGTGGCAAACTTTGAAGTGTCAGCGAGAAGGCTTGGCAAAAAggtacaaatgtttttgttttggagtttcGTATTACTCGAGCCGTCATATTTTGTCCTGTACGTGATCAAATGGCTCTAATGTTGTTCAGTTTCTCTGGTGGTCCGACCCTTTCTTGGAATTCTACAAGCAGACAGAAACAGGGTGGCAGCTGGCTCACAGGACAGAGGTAAACATATTTATTGGGATCTCATGCACCCGCGGGACGGATGCCGTTGCTCACTTTGGGTGCGTTTGTTCTTGTTTGTGCAGGTTGTTCACAACAACCTGAACCCGGTATGGAGACCTTTCCGTGTTTCGTTGCGAGCCCTCTGTGGGGGAGATGTGGAAAAACTAATAAAGGTAGTATTTTCTCTTACATTTGACCATGATAGCAAAAGTAAGTAAACTGCTAAGTTATCTCTAATGTTTTACACTAACATCAACACTTTTTGACACCTTTGGTATAGATGTTTacaattaatataattttataattttgtagTTTTCAATCTATAACACTAGgaatttatatattaaaaaaaatgtaaacttcaATTTGAGTTTATGTATTGAGTTAGCAAAACGCTACGCCAACAAATGTATGTTAGCACTGTCAGCGTTGAGCTCGCGCGAGCTGGGCAAACGATGTGGCATCTACATTTTGACGTGAACGTCGGTTCCGTATTTTCCCAAAACTAAACACTCATTGTATAAATGCCAATGCCTGCTCAACAAGAGCACCTTCCAAATAGACCAAACGTGGTGAAAGGTGTACGACCAGGagcatattttataataatattttataattcatttattgTGACACAAGCAGTTTTGCTAATTATTTCTCAACATATTTCCCTCCACATGACAAATATCTTCAGAGTAAAGGTTGTATTTGTCAAGTTTTCAGTGTCGGATCGTCACACCAGCACAGAAGATGGACTTATAGTCTTTATGGTTTTTATTCAATCTTCACAGCCTCTGATGAACAACATTGTATAAAGAAATGCTTATTTACtatgtatttttgttgaaaaatatgtaaGATATTAGGATTTAAAAGCAGGTGTGCTTGCTTTCCATCTTGACTATACGTGCCTGTTGTTTGAATATGCTCCATATTAACATGAACTCatatgttttcttaatttaatgACCTAAAGCtctgaacaaaaatatgtctgCTATTTTTATGGACTGGTTTCTCTCACATGCTACTAATTCATGCTGTATtgcactttcttttcttttttttttgttgtgtaacGCTACCAAACCTGTAAAGAGGCAGTGTTTGACACCCAGCTGAACAAGCATATGCATGATTCGTGGATGACGGTGTGAAGGTgggctttttccctttttcttttttcatttgaactcATCTGAGGTAACGCTGCTACTTATAATATGATGAAGCGTGCATAACACCGAAACTTAATATGACTTAATATTTGAGGAaagccttcttcttcttctccttagGTGGATTGCTACGACCACCACGTGAACGGCTCGCACGACCTCATTGGGAGCTTTAGAGCCTCGCTAGCAGAGATGCTAGCAGGAACACACCTGTCACCTGTAAGACGTTTTCGAGGCGTTTTATTTTTGGGACTATTTATGGTTTACAAAGATTAATATGTCGTCTCTTTCCGTCTTCAGGCGGAATTTGAATGCGTTAACTCCAGAAAGTTGagaagcaaaaaatataaaaactctgGGATCATTTGCATAAAACGCTGCCAGGTAacaatggaaaaaaacccccaaaaaacatatataatcTACAGAAAATATAGGTGAATATGTCAAAAGGGAGGTGAAATCTAAAATATGTCCGATATAAATATCAGACATTGATATTAACCCAAATTTTCACATCGGTgccttgctaaaaaaaaaattccataaaATGTGATGCTGAAGTGTTTTGCACCATCTGATGGTAGATTATTTGTATCGTCACTGTGGTTTAGTAGTAGGGAACTTATTTGGTGGCTTCCAGAATAGCCACACAAAGTTTTCCCAAAACCTTCCATAATCCAGTCTCATTTGAATCACTCGTAGAGATTGATAAAAACGTACAGAACTGTGATCTGGTCTGAATGGGTCTTAAGAGTCTGAGCGTTGAATTTCAGACGACTCCCAGTTACTCTTGTTGATGTACATTTTACAAATCTTACCATGCtggtttccccccccccccccccccccccccatacGTCTCGTTTTTGTGGATACGGTTAATGTAACGTCACGTCTTTCAGGTAGAGAAGGAATATAGCTTCCTGGATTATGTGATGGGAGGATGTCAGATCAACTTTACGGTGAGTTTAGGCATGAACTACTTGGTCTGGTCTTGTAGAatcctcttttatttttgcgttctctctctctctctgtctctggccCAGATTGCCATTGACTTTACAGGCTCTAACGGCGACCCCATGTCCCCTCAGTCCCTTCACTATATCAGCCCTGACGGCTACAACGAATACCTGCAGGCCATCTGGGCCGTAGGTAACGTCGTCATAGACTACAACAGGTAAACTACAAATCATCCTTTATTGTAACCATTgttaataaacttgttttcttacCAAGCTTGAAAAGGAGCAAAGATCAGTGTAGACAAAATCACAGTGTGTGGAAGAAGTTTACAGTTTACACACTATAGCTTTATATGCCAAAGAGtttgttgcaaaagtattcatataccctcaactttttcacattttgtcacacgACGACaaagttaaatgtattttattgtatgtaAAATAAAGGACACAGACTTTTACAAGAAAGGTAAGAAGTGCCGTTTGCAGTTTGCTACAAGCCGTGTAGAGACGCAGGGATGTGGAAGAAGGTGGCCTGGACAATCTGACATCAAATTGGAACAAATTGAGGGTCCACCAGGTGGCGCTAGGGGCCCTCAGAACGCCGGAGGAAAgatgagagaaacaaaaaggcaaaaaatggAATCTAATGAATTTTTTGGCgatatatttttagttgttgtgtctttttaaatcacaaaatcgTATCTCTTTTTCAATGATTGTCATAAAATATAAGTTGAAATAAGTTCTCGAAAGGTTATTTGCCACGCTCACGTTTTTGATCAAGCTGCTCTGCTCCTCTAGCTAGTGTAGCGAGCGCAAAATGGACGAGCGTCTGTCCAGAACAAAACTGTCCAGCAGCTCTACTGTGAAGGACACTGCTGCATAAAACCCTGAGGACTCATGACTGACTAAAATCTGAATGTACAACACAGCagttaataattattgaatagtgaataaaagtgaGAGGGAAGGGGAAACATTCTAAAAGTTAATATCTTTATTTTGcttacatattttgtagcattgtCTGTAGGTTTGCTAAGGGAGTTCATGGTCAGAAGCTAATGCTGTTTGGGAGGAAGGACTCGATATGTATAGGTTTGGGAACCCCTGGTTTAGACCACAGCttagaatgacctagtcaaagtccagacttaattgaaattgagaatctgtgggaAAACCTGGAAACTTGTGTTCACAGACTCTACATCCCTTCAGACTGAGTTTAAGCCAAATTTGCAAAGAAccatgggtaaaaaaaaaagaaatatataaaaatattagatctacaaagctggcagagacattccccaagtcatttttttccaaaagtgaaaattaacacataaaaaaaaaaatcacctcctCTATCTTTTCAAAAGACTTtataggaggaaaaaaaatcacttttggttaaaaaaaaaaaaaaaaaaggacttttaGGCCAATATATTAGgaagaaaacaatatattgcAGAAAACCATGCAGATATTGCACAACTGTGAACCACTTTGTGATAATCCATGGcacaaaatctcaataaaacacattaaagcatgtggttttaacatgacaGAATGTAAAAACCATTCCGTGCAGCAGTGTGTCATGTGGATAAACGACTTTGCTGCCTCTCCACAGGACTAGATTTGACTGGATGAATGTTAACTGTGACTTTCTTTATGTTTAGTACAAAGATGTTTCCAGTGTTTGGATTTGGAGCCGAGATCCCTCCATCATggcaggtaaaaaaaaccaaacactatTAAACCTGAGAGtctttcaaaaatacttcatgttttattaaataaaactgctttCCAGATGTAGCAGAATATTTTATCTCAATTTAACAatcgggctgcacagtggcgcagttggtagcactgttgccttgcagcaagaaggtcctgggttcgattcccggccggggtctttctgcatggagtttgcatgttctccctgtgcatgcgtgggttctctccgggtactccggcttcctcccacagtccaaaaacatgactgtcaggtcaattggtttctctaaattctccctaggtgtgagtgtgtgtgtgtgcatggttgtttgt from Xiphophorus couchianus chromosome 21, X_couchianus-1.0, whole genome shotgun sequence includes the following:
- the rmdn1 gene encoding regulator of microtubule dynamics protein 1; the encoded protein is MMAGRVLTRFVNRSLLEVAVGAKGERIRGSNRFFRTSASWIVGALGSGRAAFLLGLPVLSGLSYQALRKLQSSAVVCALNKDEVLEQADYLYSCADTEKLYQLLLQYKDSEDAEFLWRLARASRDLSLLPDTDAGRKKQLTFEAFEYAKRALERDDKCFAAHKWYAICLSDTGEFEGVKVKIGNSYIIREHLERSIELNPKDATSLHILGYWCFAFAELPWYQRKVAAVIFSTPPTSTFEEALEFFLKAEKVDPNFYSKNLLMLGKTYMAMEDKEKALHWLTRAKEYPIHTLEDKEVHKEAVELLNQL
- the LOC114136984 gene encoding copine-3-like isoform X1, coding for MASAAASAPGATHLATKVELTIWCENLMDMDVFSKSDPLCALYISTSGSHWYEFGRTEMILNCLNPKFARRFVIDYYFEMVQKLKFCVYDIDNSTYDLSDDDFLGELECTLGQIVSNRQMTRQLLLKDRRPAGHGTITICAEEITDTRVANFEVSARRLGKKFLWWSDPFLEFYKQTETGWQLAHRTEVVHNNLNPVWRPFRVSLRALCGGDVEKLIKVDCYDHHVNGSHDLIGSFRASLAEMLAGTHLSPAEFECVNSRKLRSKKYKNSGIICIKRCQVEKEYSFLDYVMGGCQINFTIAIDFTGSNGDPMSPQSLHYISPDGYNEYLQAIWAVGNVVIDYNSTKMFPVFGFGAEIPPSWQVSHEFPINFNPANPFCAGIEGVVQAYRQCLPQVKLWGPTNFSPIINHVACFARQALQQNAASQYFVLLILTDGVITDMDQTRAAIVAASRLPMSIIIVGVGGADFGAMEFLDSDDKLLLSPTGEAAARDIVQFVPFRHFHGNSLALAQSVLAELPDQVSSFFNAYKLKPPNVLGVPEPS
- the LOC114136984 gene encoding copine-3-like isoform X2, translating into MILNCLNPKFARRFVIDYYFEMVQKLKFCVYDIDNSTYDLSDDDFLGELECTLGQIVSNRQMTRQLLLKDRRPAGHGTITICAEEITDTRVANFEVSARRLGKKFLWWSDPFLEFYKQTETGWQLAHRTEVVHNNLNPVWRPFRVSLRALCGGDVEKLIKVDCYDHHVNGSHDLIGSFRASLAEMLAGTHLSPAEFECVNSRKLRSKKYKNSGIICIKRCQVEKEYSFLDYVMGGCQINFTIAIDFTGSNGDPMSPQSLHYISPDGYNEYLQAIWAVGNVVIDYNSTKMFPVFGFGAEIPPSWQVSHEFPINFNPANPFCAGIEGVVQAYRQCLPQVKLWGPTNFSPIINHVACFARQALQQNAASQYFVLLILTDGVITDMDQTRAAIVAASRLPMSIIIVGVGGADFGAMEFLDSDDKLLLSPTGEAAARDIVQFVPFRHFHGNSLALAQSVLAELPDQVSSFFNAYKLKPPNVLGVPEPS